A single genomic interval of Spirosoma taeanense harbors:
- a CDS encoding DEAD/DEAH box helicase, with translation MTFEELNLNKPLINALTDLGYTTPTLIQQNVFSVVMSGRDVCGIAQTGTGKTLAYLLPCLRQYQFASEKLPQILVLVPTRELVVQVVETVKSLTTYMNLAVVGLYGGVNLKPQVAEVQQGADIVVATPGRLVDLLSSGAMKTKAIKKLVIDEVDEMLNLGFRTQLKMILDLLPPRRQNLLFSATLTDEVEQIIDTYFANPVRVEAAPVGTPLENIAQSAYAVPNFYTKVNLLELLLNRNADMTKVLVFVATKQLADQLYEQLAADFPDQVGVIHSNKAQNHRFEAVNRFQDGTSRILIATDIIARGLDVAEVSHVINFDTPDVPEIYIHRIGRTGRADRQGIAITFITGKEQENQAAIEQLMNYSIPMLPLPENLVISEELTEDEKPKVHMKIPTVKVPKREEVGPAFHEKIAKNQKVNVRRDHAAEKWAKYGRPIKRGGKK, from the coding sequence ATGACGTTTGAAGAACTGAATTTGAATAAACCGCTGATCAATGCCCTGACTGATCTGGGCTATACGACCCCCACGCTCATTCAGCAGAACGTGTTTTCGGTGGTTATGTCGGGGCGGGATGTGTGCGGCATTGCGCAGACCGGAACGGGCAAAACCCTGGCGTATCTGCTGCCCTGTCTGCGACAGTACCAGTTTGCCAGCGAGAAGCTCCCCCAGATTTTAGTCCTTGTACCCACGCGTGAACTGGTCGTGCAGGTGGTCGAAACGGTCAAAAGTCTGACAACCTATATGAATCTGGCGGTGGTGGGGCTATATGGTGGTGTCAACCTGAAACCGCAGGTGGCTGAGGTTCAGCAGGGGGCCGACATTGTGGTTGCTACGCCCGGTCGGCTGGTCGATCTGCTGTCGAGCGGAGCTATGAAGACAAAGGCTATCAAGAAACTTGTCATCGACGAAGTGGACGAAATGCTGAATCTGGGTTTCCGGACTCAGTTGAAGATGATTCTCGATCTGTTGCCGCCCCGGCGGCAGAACCTGCTGTTTTCGGCCACGCTGACCGACGAGGTCGAGCAGATCATCGATACGTATTTTGCGAATCCGGTTCGGGTTGAGGCCGCCCCCGTCGGAACCCCGCTGGAGAACATCGCCCAGTCGGCCTATGCCGTCCCGAATTTCTACACGAAAGTAAACCTGCTCGAACTGCTGCTCAACCGGAACGCCGACATGACGAAGGTGCTGGTATTCGTGGCGACCAAACAACTGGCCGACCAGTTATATGAGCAGCTGGCCGCTGACTTTCCGGATCAGGTTGGCGTTATCCACTCCAACAAGGCGCAGAACCACCGCTTCGAAGCCGTCAATCGGTTTCAGGACGGTACGTCTCGCATCCTGATTGCCACCGACATTATTGCGCGGGGACTGGACGTAGCCGAAGTATCGCATGTCATCAATTTCGATACGCCCGACGTGCCCGAGATCTATATCCATCGCATTGGTCGAACCGGGCGGGCCGACCGGCAGGGTATCGCCATTACGTTCATTACCGGGAAAGAGCAGGAAAATCAGGCGGCCATCGAGCAGCTGATGAATTATTCGATTCCCATGCTGCCTTTGCCTGAGAATCTGGTTATTTCGGAGGAACTGACCGAGGATGAGAAGCCGAAGGTACACATGAAAATCCCGACCGTAAAAGTCCCTAAACGGGAGGAGGTAGGCCCGGCTTTTCACGAAAAGATCGCCAAGAACCAGAAGGTAAATGTGCGTCGGGATCACGCAGCCGAAAAATGGGCTAAATACGGTCGGCCGATCAAGCGGGGTGGAAAGAAATAA
- a CDS encoding nucleotidyltransferase domain-containing protein → MDARPRKVADDVKQAMQSLYGHRLDRVVLFGSHARGDYRADSDIDFLVVLNDERISRLEEINRFLSAQSEISLKHDITLSILPVSRKKYIESAMPVYYFARMEGITL, encoded by the coding sequence ATGGATGCCCGCCCACGAAAAGTCGCTGATGATGTCAAACAAGCTATGCAATCACTTTATGGTCATCGTCTCGACCGCGTTGTCCTGTTTGGCTCCCATGCTCGGGGTGATTATCGCGCCGACTCAGACATTGACTTCCTCGTTGTTCTCAATGATGAACGAATCTCGCGCTTAGAGGAAATCAATCGATTTTTAAGTGCACAATCGGAGATCAGTCTGAAGCATGACATAACCCTATCCATTTTACCTGTCAGCCGCAAGAAATATATAGAATCTGCAATGCCAGTTTACTACTTTGCACGTATGGAGGGAATTACACTATGA
- a CDS encoding HEPN domain-containing protein, whose amino-acid sequence MTLLYEKEYLYTKSHSGAHAKFRELYVKTGLLPKEVSYWLDKTWELRQAGDYDFEDRVTTEEAAEALESAQQFIRAVADYLQDNELFNP is encoded by the coding sequence ATCACGCTGCTTTACGAAAAAGAATATTTATATACCAAAAGCCATTCGGGTGCACATGCCAAGTTTCGAGAGCTATATGTCAAAACCGGCTTACTCCCCAAAGAAGTGAGTTATTGGTTAGATAAAACCTGGGAACTTCGACAGGCTGGTGATTATGATTTTGAAGACAGGGTCACGACAGAGGAAGCGGCTGAAGCGCTTGAAAGTGCCCAGCAATTTATCAGAGCGGTTGCCGATTATCTGCAAGACAACGAATTATTTAATCCTTAG
- a CDS encoding antibiotic biosynthesis monooxygenase family protein, with protein MYARIIQVPLKPEHVTDAIDYFRDSVGPALKQQDGFKNSRFLTDSSTGKGLMVTLWETEQHRQAAESNGFLQDVP; from the coding sequence ATGTACGCCCGAATCATCCAGGTCCCTCTAAAGCCCGAACACGTAACCGACGCCATCGATTATTTCCGCGATTCGGTCGGGCCAGCACTCAAACAGCAGGACGGTTTTAAAAACAGCCGTTTCCTCACCGACTCCTCAACCGGTAAAGGCCTGATGGTAACGCTGTGGGAGACTGAGCAGCATCGGCAGGCCGCCGAAAGCAACGGTTTTCTGCAGGATGTTCCTTAA